The Erigeron canadensis isolate Cc75 chromosome 4, C_canadensis_v1, whole genome shotgun sequence genome window below encodes:
- the LOC122596134 gene encoding aquaporin-5-like produces the protein MATNNANQVVLTDEEEGFSGGNKVQPFSLTTPRNEPWEIDHEKKNKSLTLGERLGLEDLYSLNVWRASVGELLGTAVLVFMIDTIVISSFDSKIETPTLLLSILVAITITILLIAVFPISGGHMNPVISFSAALVGLISLSRAFIYIVAQCVGGLLGALALQAVVSKEISQGFSLGGCTLTIIAPGPNGPVVSGIETSQAFWLEIICTFIFLFASIWLAYDHRQAKALGHIVVLSIVGIILGLLVFISTSLTGKKGYAGAGMNPARCLGPAMIRGGHLWHGHWVFWVGPSIACMAFYIYTKIIPSNHFHANGFRHDFFNVLRALA, from the exons ATGGCAACAAATAATGCTAACCAAGTGGTACTGACTGATGAAGAAGAAGGCTTCTCTGGTGGGAATAAGGTCCAACCCTTTTCACTAACCACACCAAG GAATGAGCCATGGGAAATTGatcatgaaaagaaaaataaatctcTTACTTTGGGAGAAAGGTTGGGTTTGGAGGATCTTTATTCCTTAAAT GTTTGGCGGGCGTCCGTGGGAGAGTTACTTGGGACAGCGGTTCTAGTGTTCATGATAGATACTATAGtcatttcatcatttgattcaaaAATTGAAACACCTACCCTTTTATTATCAATACTTGTTGCCATCACCATCACTATCCTTCTCATCGCGGTTTTCCCTATCTCGGGGGGCCACATGAACCCTGTCATATCATTTTCAGCCGCTCTTGTGGGACTCATTTCGCTTTCTCGTGCATTTATCTACATAGTTGCACAATGTGTTGGTGGTCTACTAGGGGCACTAGCACTACAAGCTGTTGTGAGTAAAGAAATTTCTCAAGGTTTTTCACTTGGAGGGTGTACCCTCACAATTATTGCACCTGGCCCAAACGGGCCAGTTGTTTCAGGGATTGAAACAAGCCAAGCTTTTTGGCTTGAGATTATATGTACATTCATCTTTCTTTTTGCTTCAATTTGGTTAGCTTATGATCATCGACAAGCCAAGGCTTTAGGCCACATTGTGGTGCTTTCAATCGTCGGAATCATTTTGGGGCTTCTCGTCTTCATTTCAACAAGTTTAACAGGAAAAAAAGGATATGCTGGGGCAGGAATGAATCCAGCAAGATGTTTGGGACCAGCCATGATTAGAGGAGGTCATTTATGGCATGGTCATTGGGTTTTTTGGGTTGGTCCTAGTATTGCTTGCATGGCTTTTTACATTTACACGAAGATCATTCCAAGTAATCATTTCCATGCTAATGGTTTCAGGCATGATTTCTTCAATGTATTGAGAGCATTGGCTTGa